A region of Reichenbachiella carrageenanivorans DNA encodes the following proteins:
- a CDS encoding SH3 domain-containing protein, with translation MIKLFTTLFLLTALAAQAQDSTQNSHRVPLEFKADDAETTLELQFTPFGNTPVSINGIRARWFTSGRNAFRLNIFAAVDSDTEIIQQELSSAQLKELKYNTTTIGVNVRPGFERHLEGTKRLSPYFGLEFDLAYQYSSEKEEYQNGSKVNYNKVVNEDGFVRLGANWVAGFDFYIAKKLYLGTEFGYGFSYTKLLAVKVKSNQTTFTEPEPDKRGGSFDMGPNVNAQIRLGYAF, from the coding sequence ATGATCAAATTATTTACTACCCTGTTTTTACTGACGGCTTTGGCTGCTCAGGCACAAGATTCTACACAAAACAGCCACCGAGTACCATTAGAATTCAAAGCGGATGACGCTGAGACCACGCTTGAATTACAGTTTACACCATTTGGTAATACTCCAGTTAGTATCAATGGCATTCGAGCTCGTTGGTTTACTTCTGGTAGAAATGCCTTTAGGCTAAATATTTTTGCAGCTGTAGATTCAGACACAGAAATTATACAACAAGAACTTTCGTCGGCACAGTTGAAAGAACTGAAATATAATACGACTACCATCGGCGTGAATGTACGACCAGGGTTTGAACGTCATTTGGAAGGCACCAAGCGCCTTTCACCTTACTTTGGTTTAGAGTTTGATTTGGCCTATCAATACTCTAGCGAAAAGGAGGAGTATCAAAATGGATCTAAAGTCAATTACAATAAAGTGGTCAATGAAGATGGCTTTGTAAGGTTAGGAGCCAACTGGGTGGCAGGTTTTGATTTTTACATTGCAAAGAAATTATACTTGGGGACTGAATTTGGCTATGGGTTCAGCTATACCAAGCTATTGGCTGTGAAGGTGAAAAGCAACCAGACGACATTCACTGAACCAGAGCCAGATAAAAGAGGGGGTTCTTTCGATATGGGGCCGAACGTAAACGCACAGATCAGACTGGGTTATGCATTTTAA
- a CDS encoding beta propeller repeat protein: MKHFFVLFLVAFCLFSCKDDEQSEDNPYSIAIGNKIYTIQQGADQEGAMGQLLEEEIKISITDYEGKPLSASLEFVVTDGGTIDQVESTEVGEENWVVLKWQLGCRYEKQTLIIIDDYVCNISKEGCVDVKLFEIEITVGPAGKGWTMACSDTGFGDDLKRFIVQKNELLAYTSDGLYVTKNVENNNWEKVNSNKYFNQDYTVNQFESGELVLFSGYYNYISLDNGRTWETIPFPGSSYDYKRLTILSNGDYVSIYDGSRDVFISSDAGSSWTTAIDDISTLTGDYTKIKAITSDGNKAYIFTENFDVIVYENGNTTLHTFQEYSWGSYSMRYFDAQVHDGLLFLSVQYSYTNYIAVLDLSTDTVVGSFAIQSSFHVLKQDDKLYLIPEKATNFYYEYYQGSFLIKELNYLNSDNYSSGVMTIFKGFPIHYSNQTQKLNYYIP, translated from the coding sequence ATGAAACACTTCTTTGTGCTATTCCTAGTAGCCTTCTGCCTTTTTTCTTGCAAAGACGATGAGCAATCAGAGGACAACCCATATTCTATAGCCATTGGGAATAAAATATACACGATCCAGCAGGGTGCAGACCAAGAAGGAGCAATGGGGCAACTTCTAGAAGAAGAGATTAAAATTAGCATTACAGACTATGAAGGCAAACCGCTATCTGCGAGTCTAGAGTTTGTGGTGACAGATGGCGGAACAATTGATCAAGTAGAAAGCACTGAAGTAGGCGAAGAAAATTGGGTGGTTTTGAAATGGCAGCTTGGTTGTAGGTATGAAAAACAAACTTTAATAATTATTGACGATTACGTATGCAATATTTCTAAAGAGGGCTGTGTAGATGTGAAATTATTTGAGATAGAGATAACTGTAGGGCCAGCCGGCAAGGGGTGGACAATGGCCTGTAGCGACACGGGTTTCGGGGATGATCTAAAAAGATTTATTGTTCAAAAGAATGAACTTCTGGCTTATACCAGCGATGGATTATATGTGACCAAAAATGTAGAGAACAATAACTGGGAGAAAGTAAATAGTAATAAGTATTTCAACCAAGACTATACAGTAAATCAGTTTGAGAGTGGGGAGCTGGTACTTTTCAGTGGATATTACAATTATATCTCTTTAGACAATGGTCGAACATGGGAAACGATACCTTTTCCTGGCTCTTCGTATGATTATAAAAGATTAACCATCTTAAGCAATGGTGATTATGTGTCTATTTACGACGGATCTAGAGATGTTTTTATATCAAGTGACGCTGGTAGTTCTTGGACTACGGCCATAGACGATATCAGTACTTTGACAGGAGATTATACAAAGATAAAGGCTATTACTTCTGATGGAAACAAGGCCTATATCTTCACTGAAAATTTTGACGTGATTGTCTATGAAAATGGTAATACTACGCTACATACCTTTCAAGAATATTCATGGGGTAGCTATTCTATGAGATACTTTGATGCACAAGTACACGATGGCCTCCTGTTTTTATCGGTTCAGTACAGTTACACTAATTATATTGCTGTGCTAGATTTATCCACAGATACAGTAGTTGGATCCTTCGCGATTCAAAGCAGTTTTCATGTCCTAAAGCAGGATGATAAGCTGTACCTGATCCCAGAAAAAGCTACTAATTTCTACTATGAGTATTATCAGGGGTCATTTTTAATTAAGGAGTTGAATTATTTGAATTCGGATAATTACTCTTCTGGAGTGATGACCATATTTAAAGGTTTTCCTATTCATTATTCTAATCAGACACAAAAACTTAACTATTACATTCCATAA